The following proteins come from a genomic window of Nodosilinea sp. FACHB-141:
- a CDS encoding lipopolysaccharide assembly protein LapB, translating into MASDAVELADRLVFTVTGRHLNDLQRTILYQVWHGQKYLDIANTAGYTEGHIKDVAYQMWRLLSRVTGEKVTKSTLKSALKRSLLKMGIDVSGASTALGFADSAGQREALPLVSQSPQTLGNLESQVASCDSTQSAPTTPTNPNFVGRQESIACLTALIAQGHHTILIQGEGGLGKTTLAQHFVAEQSVDLTLELLMAKDPADITPVEWVVEEWLRQDFGVEPGREFGVTLDRLRRHLRQQRVAVLIDNLEPALDVQGQFIAPHRRYSELLRVLADSRGQTLTLITSRDRLCEPGIPITHYRLPGLELPAWATYFAHRGVPDHGDVLAAMHSAYGGNAKAMEILAGAVQADFEGSLALYWQAHSQDLLGPVDLKNLVESQIYRLRDLDPDAHRLFCRLGVYRYQDVPTVPWESVQCLMADTPAARHQAIVTSLRNRSLLECRQGQYWLHPVVRAGALAQLAANSENSSEWESAHRAAARCWSDRIQRICTLDDAIQALEAYYHYVAIGNYGAAARVILHSRDNQWQQFLPLGSTLYRMGLVQPVTDAITAIIDHIPTENADASELSNILGDLYWIQGRLEQALACQQNAIAIAQTCLRTEAPDADTHRWYYLTMLVVDSQLSLGLYHLDLWNLEAAATWFSQVIATATGTRHQPWADKATTCLALVQSYQGDRASAQTLADSIIEQVRGQGQSGRHAFFVQLLGHTYLNLGDLDRAESLFTSAIQAAEAGHYLQIKANALIGLGRLNHQRGDTAGAVENCRGAIALLDEVGAHCDLAAAHLQYALTLACLPMHLAEAEAQLYKALNLFQAIPAPQQIARAKQAWMQQPVPN; encoded by the coding sequence ATGGCTTCAGATGCGGTAGAACTGGCAGATCGACTTGTCTTCACCGTTACCGGACGGCATCTGAACGATTTGCAGCGCACCATTTTGTACCAGGTGTGGCACGGCCAAAAGTATCTCGACATTGCCAACACCGCTGGCTACACCGAGGGCCATATCAAAGACGTGGCCTACCAAATGTGGCGGCTGTTGTCCCGGGTGACCGGTGAGAAAGTAACGAAATCTACTCTAAAGTCGGCGCTGAAGCGATCGCTGCTCAAGATGGGCATTGATGTCTCAGGAGCCAGCACTGCCCTTGGATTTGCAGATTCGGCGGGACAGCGAGAGGCGTTGCCTTTGGTCTCCCAATCTCCTCAAACTTTGGGGAATCTAGAGTCCCAGGTCGCCTCTTGTGACAGCACACAGTCTGCGCCTACAACCCCGACAAATCCTAATTTTGTCGGGCGACAGGAGTCGATCGCCTGCCTTACTGCCCTTATCGCCCAGGGCCACCACACCATTCTCATCCAGGGAGAAGGTGGCCTTGGCAAAACCACCCTAGCCCAGCATTTCGTCGCCGAGCAGTCGGTAGATCTAACCCTAGAACTGCTGATGGCCAAAGATCCCGCTGACATCACCCCAGTTGAATGGGTGGTAGAAGAATGGCTGCGTCAGGATTTTGGCGTCGAGCCAGGGCGCGAGTTTGGGGTGACGCTCGATCGCTTGCGTCGACACCTGCGCCAGCAGCGCGTCGCTGTATTAATAGACAACTTGGAACCTGCCTTAGATGTTCAAGGCCAGTTCATTGCGCCCCATCGCCGCTACAGCGAACTGCTCAGGGTTTTAGCCGACAGTCGAGGCCAAACGCTGACCCTGATCACGAGCCGCGATCGCCTCTGCGAACCCGGCATTCCCATCACCCACTACCGTCTGCCAGGGTTAGAGCTTCCTGCTTGGGCTACTTACTTTGCCCACCGAGGCGTCCCCGACCATGGGGATGTGTTGGCCGCGATGCACAGTGCCTACGGCGGCAATGCCAAGGCGATGGAAATTTTGGCTGGGGCGGTACAGGCCGACTTCGAAGGCAGCCTCGCGCTCTATTGGCAGGCCCACAGTCAAGATCTGCTCGGCCCGGTAGATCTCAAGAACCTGGTCGAAAGCCAAATTTACCGCCTACGTGATCTTGACCCAGATGCCCATCGCCTGTTCTGCCGTCTGGGTGTCTACCGCTACCAAGACGTGCCAACTGTTCCTTGGGAATCTGTGCAGTGCCTGATGGCCGATACTCCCGCTGCGCGCCACCAGGCGATCGTGACTTCCCTGCGGAATCGATCGCTGTTAGAGTGCCGCCAGGGTCAATACTGGCTGCATCCTGTAGTGCGAGCAGGGGCCTTAGCTCAGCTCGCCGCCAATTCTGAGAATTCCTCCGAGTGGGAATCTGCCCACCGCGCCGCCGCCCGCTGCTGGAGCGATCGCATTCAGCGCATCTGCACCCTCGACGATGCCATTCAAGCGCTAGAAGCCTACTACCACTACGTTGCCATTGGTAACTACGGCGCGGCGGCGCGAGTCATCCTCCACAGCCGCGACAACCAGTGGCAGCAGTTTTTGCCCCTGGGCAGCACCCTCTACCGCATGGGCCTAGTGCAGCCGGTCACCGATGCGATCACCGCCATCATCGACCACATTCCCACCGAGAATGCCGACGCCAGTGAGCTGTCAAACATTTTGGGCGACCTGTATTGGATACAGGGGCGTTTGGAGCAAGCGCTCGCTTGCCAGCAGAATGCGATCGCGATCGCCCAAACCTGCCTGCGCACCGAAGCTCCTGATGCCGATACCCACCGCTGGTACTACCTCACCATGCTGGTGGTCGACTCCCAACTCAGCCTCGGTCTCTATCACTTAGATCTATGGAATCTTGAGGCCGCCGCCACCTGGTTTAGCCAGGTAATCGCCACTGCCACTGGCACTCGTCACCAGCCCTGGGCTGACAAAGCCACCACCTGTCTGGCTCTGGTGCAGTCATATCAGGGCGATCGCGCCTCTGCCCAAACCCTAGCCGATTCCATTATCGAGCAGGTGCGGGGCCAAGGCCAAAGCGGTCGCCATGCCTTTTTTGTCCAACTGTTAGGTCATACCTATCTCAACCTCGGCGATCTCGATCGGGCAGAATCGTTGTTTACTTCTGCCATCCAGGCGGCCGAGGCCGGTCACTACCTGCAAATCAAGGCCAACGCGCTAATTGGGCTGGGTAGGCTAAATCATCAGCGGGGAGATACGGCAGGGGCCGTGGAAAATTGTCGGGGAGCGATCGCTCTGCTTGACGAAGTCGGTGCCCACTGTGATCTCGCCGCTGCTCACCTCCAGTACGCCCTTACCTTGGCCTGCCTACCTATGCACCTCGCCGAAGCCGAGGCTCAATTGTACAAGGCTCTCAACTTGTTTCAAGCCATCCCTGCGCCCCAGCAGATCGCCAGGGCCAAACAAGCTTGGATGCAACAGCCAGTACCGAACTGA
- a CDS encoding ferritin-like domain-containing protein encodes MTATLLSPLTALADDLAGPWQPPLSFRLANQRIATLTRRYVTVAHLCDRLADLPHQFQDPQPRRWNPVNWAAISPDQISGIGLDTFCAILLGTINTEAPIRGYSQASRQYLEHFYPQMAQFVGGTVDAAGVIKPGLWEREEKRHTPILTMLYHRLSGERPHPVPHRARPYTPSGAARADLYRHGLHRIATEYGAACLYLWMMAYTTGPLQAALGELLIDEINHMTKFWGFGRWAYPDTGLGMIAGTLAHAMVKKWQQPQLQGSLIHTLRRMTAELAWGQWSHNHRLTFLYTFDQVMRVLWQWDRSLTQPYLKELFGPHPNHV; translated from the coding sequence ATGACCGCCACACTTTTATCACCGCTAACTGCCTTGGCGGACGATTTAGCTGGCCCCTGGCAGCCGCCCCTTAGCTTCAGGCTAGCAAACCAACGCATTGCGACCCTAACTCGGCGGTACGTGACGGTGGCGCATCTGTGCGATCGCCTTGCCGACCTACCGCACCAGTTTCAAGATCCCCAGCCGCGCCGATGGAATCCGGTGAATTGGGCCGCTATTTCTCCCGATCAGATCAGCGGCATTGGCCTTGACACCTTCTGCGCCATTCTGCTGGGAACGATCAACACCGAGGCCCCCATTCGTGGCTATAGCCAAGCCAGCCGTCAATACCTGGAGCATTTCTATCCCCAAATGGCCCAGTTTGTCGGCGGCACAGTGGATGCTGCCGGAGTGATCAAGCCAGGGCTCTGGGAGCGAGAAGAGAAGCGTCACACCCCTATCTTGACCATGCTCTACCATCGTCTCTCTGGAGAACGCCCCCATCCCGTTCCCCACCGGGCGAGGCCCTACACTCCCAGCGGTGCAGCCCGCGCCGATCTCTACCGCCACGGGCTGCACCGCATCGCCACCGAGTACGGGGCTGCCTGCCTCTACCTGTGGATGATGGCCTACACCACCGGCCCCCTCCAGGCGGCGCTGGGGGAGTTACTCATTGACGAGATCAACCACATGACTAAGTTCTGGGGCTTTGGTCGCTGGGCCTACCCTGACACTGGTTTGGGAATGATTGCGGGTACCCTAGCTCACGCAATGGTGAAGAAGTGGCAACAGCCGCAGTTGCAGGGCAGCCTCATTCACACTCTGCGCCGCATGACGGCTGAACTCGCTTGGGGACAGTGGAGCCACAACCACCGGCTCACCTTTCTCTATACCTTTGACCAGGTGATGCGGGTGCTGTGGCAGTGGGATCGATCGCTAACTCAGCCCTATTTAAAGGAGCTATTTGGCCCACATCCCAACCATGTTTAG
- a CDS encoding isoprenyl transferase, with product MAQIIDFATLPADLYAEALPQHVAVIMDGNGRWATQRGMPRIAGHRQGAKTVKDLLRCCKDWGIGALTVYAFSTENWRRPMEEVNFLMRLFDRLLRRELAEMQREGVRIQFLGDLSPLPERLRSLMTEAMTLTQDNQRVRFNVAVNYGGRQELVMATRQIAQQVACGALSLEQVDEEALGRALLTYPMPDPDLLIRTSGEQRLSNFLPWQLAYTELYFTDLLWPEFDRAAFHQALYWYQSRQRRFGGLATPPLAQGL from the coding sequence ATGGCCCAGATCATTGATTTTGCGACATTGCCAGCGGACCTCTATGCCGAAGCGCTGCCTCAGCACGTGGCGGTGATTATGGATGGTAACGGTCGCTGGGCTACCCAACGAGGCATGCCGCGCATCGCGGGCCACCGCCAGGGGGCCAAAACGGTAAAAGACCTGCTGCGCTGCTGCAAAGACTGGGGCATTGGGGCGCTGACGGTCTATGCCTTTTCGACCGAAAACTGGCGGCGACCGATGGAGGAAGTGAACTTTCTGATGCGGTTGTTTGATCGGCTGCTGCGTCGCGAACTGGCCGAAATGCAGCGAGAGGGCGTGCGAATTCAGTTTTTGGGGGACCTATCGCCGCTGCCGGAGCGGCTGCGATCGCTGATGACAGAAGCCATGACCCTGACCCAAGACAATCAGCGAGTGCGATTTAACGTAGCGGTGAACTACGGCGGACGGCAAGAGCTCGTGATGGCCACGCGCCAAATTGCCCAGCAGGTGGCCTGCGGAGCTCTATCCCTAGAGCAGGTCGATGAGGAAGCTTTGGGCCGCGCGCTGCTGACCTACCCAATGCCCGATCCCGACTTGCTGATTCGCACCAGCGGTGAGCAGCGGCTGAGCAACTTTTTGCCCTGGCAGCTGGCCTATACCGAGTTGTACTTTACCGACCTGCTATGGCCTGAGTTCGATCGCGCCGCCTTTCACCAGGCCCTGTACTGGTACCAAAGCCGCCAGCGCCGCTTTGGGGGACTAGCTACACCGCCCCTTGCCCAAGGACTTTAA
- a CDS encoding alkene reductase, with translation MSTEKNLFTPIKLGAYELPNRIVMAPLTRNRAGEGNVPQALNVTYYEQRASAGLIITEASQVSPQGMGYPSTPGIHSAEQIAGWQKITEAVHAKDGRIFLQLWHVGRISHPSLQPDGATPVAPSAIQPKGDAMTYEGMQRFVTPRALELDEIPGIIDQYRHAAKHALEAGFDGVEVHGANGYLLDQFLRDGSNHRTDAYGGPVENRARLLLEVTEAVVEVWGSDRVGVRLSPSSTFNDMTDSDPRATFGYAIQALNRFNLAYLHLLEPSEADLRYGGTPIPTKEFRPLYDGLLMVNWDYDQAAGNAAIASGDADLVSYGKLFIANPDLPERFAKNAPLNEPNPDTFYGGGEEGYVDYPTLAEVA, from the coding sequence ATGTCCACTGAAAAGAATCTGTTCACCCCGATCAAGCTCGGTGCGTACGAACTGCCCAACCGCATTGTGATGGCTCCCCTCACTCGCAATCGTGCTGGAGAGGGCAATGTACCTCAGGCGTTGAATGTGACCTACTATGAGCAGCGAGCCTCTGCTGGGCTGATCATTACTGAGGCCAGTCAGGTCTCACCCCAAGGCATGGGCTACCCCTCCACCCCCGGCATTCACAGTGCTGAACAGATCGCTGGATGGCAAAAAATCACTGAGGCCGTCCATGCTAAGGACGGTCGGATCTTCTTGCAGCTGTGGCACGTAGGCCGCATTTCCCACCCGTCGCTACAGCCCGATGGGGCAACGCCCGTCGCCCCTAGCGCCATTCAGCCAAAGGGCGACGCCATGACCTACGAGGGTATGCAGCGCTTTGTCACGCCCAGAGCGCTAGAGCTGGATGAAATTCCTGGAATTATCGATCAATATCGCCATGCCGCCAAGCATGCCTTAGAAGCGGGCTTTGACGGTGTGGAGGTGCACGGGGCCAACGGCTATCTGCTCGATCAGTTTTTGCGCGATGGCAGCAACCACCGCACCGATGCCTACGGCGGTCCGGTCGAAAACCGCGCCCGCCTACTGCTGGAAGTGACCGAGGCTGTGGTGGAAGTTTGGGGAAGCGATCGCGTTGGCGTCCGCCTTTCCCCCAGCAGCACCTTCAACGACATGACTGACTCTGACCCCAGAGCCACTTTCGGCTATGCCATTCAGGCGCTCAACCGATTTAACCTGGCCTATCTGCACCTGCTCGAACCCAGTGAGGCCGACCTGCGCTACGGCGGCACCCCCATCCCCACCAAAGAATTTCGGCCCCTGTATGACGGTCTGCTAATGGTGAACTGGGACTATGACCAGGCGGCGGGTAATGCGGCGATCGCCAGCGGCGATGCCGACTTGGTCTCCTACGGCAAGCTGTTCATCGCCAACCCCGACCTGCCCGAGCGCTTTGCAAAAAATGCGCCGCTGAACGAGCCCAATCCTGACACTTTCTACGGCGGCGGGGAAGAAGGGTACGTCGACTATCCCACCTTGGCTGAGGTCGCATAG
- the trxA gene encoding thioredoxin, producing the protein MSAVASITQDTFQTEVLKSDVPVLVDFWAPWCGPCRMVARVVDEVAQQYEGQLKVVKVNTDEQPGIASHYGIRSIPTLMVFMGGEKMEQVVGAVSKATLDKAVEPFLS; encoded by the coding sequence ATGTCCGCAGTTGCAAGCATTACCCAAGATACGTTTCAAACCGAAGTGCTGAAAAGTGACGTGCCGGTTCTAGTTGACTTTTGGGCACCGTGGTGTGGCCCCTGCCGTATGGTGGCAAGAGTTGTCGATGAGGTGGCCCAGCAGTACGAAGGGCAGCTCAAGGTGGTTAAGGTCAACACCGACGAGCAGCCGGGCATTGCCTCCCACTACGGCATTCGCAGCATTCCCACGCTCATGGTGTTTATGGGCGGCGAAAAGATGGAGCAGGTGGTCGGAGCCGTGTCCAAAGCCACTCTAGATAAAGCTGTTGAGCCGTTTCTCAGCTAA
- a CDS encoding helix-turn-helix transcriptional regulator encodes MRPIHHPNCQDIALEGVLYALGDPVRLEIVQRLASNDELCCSDLDLGVAKSTLSHHFKILREAGVLHCRKQGTQHMNSLRRDDLEAAFPGLLDSILKAARKS; translated from the coding sequence ATGCGACCCATTCACCATCCCAACTGCCAAGACATTGCCCTCGAAGGGGTTTTGTACGCCCTCGGCGACCCCGTGCGCCTCGAAATTGTGCAGCGTCTCGCCAGCAATGACGAGCTCTGCTGCTCTGATTTAGATTTGGGGGTGGCAAAGTCAACCCTCTCCCACCACTTCAAGATTTTGCGCGAGGCCGGGGTGCTGCACTGCCGCAAACAGGGCACTCAGCACATGAATTCTCTGCGCCGCGACGATTTAGAAGCAGCGTTCCCTGGCTTACTGGATAGCATATTGAAAGCGGCTCGCAAAAGTTAA
- a CDS encoding AI-2E family transporter produces MVSLSQLPKWAIAGLAFPIICLNGWLLYKLVGVLHPIPSIVITASLIAFLLDYPIDWLEKRGLARGLAVALVVLLAVLLTTILVVFLGPQVWQQLNEFALRLPGWIDQGKTQLLLLEDRAIFQTLPVNLDQLTEQAANQLTNTLQATTTQAISVTLSTLDSALNLLITAVLALLLVINGDSLWEGLLSWLPAPWRSQIRNALRPSFQGYFSGQATLALILAVAQSTALILLNVPFGLLFGLVIGLVSVIPFGGTVAVVGISTLLAFQNVWLALKVLGVAFLLGQVNDNLVAPRLMGGITGLNPAVIIVALLIGSKFAGFLGLLLAVPTASFIKKIVDAVRDPRCEPEIEPLQSGVLESKPL; encoded by the coding sequence ATGGTCTCTTTGTCTCAGCTGCCCAAATGGGCGATCGCCGGCCTAGCCTTCCCCATAATCTGTCTCAATGGCTGGCTGCTCTACAAACTGGTGGGAGTGTTGCACCCCATTCCCAGCATCGTCATCACCGCTAGCCTGATAGCCTTTCTACTCGACTACCCCATCGACTGGCTCGAAAAGCGAGGGCTGGCCCGAGGGTTGGCGGTGGCTCTGGTAGTGCTACTGGCCGTTCTGCTCACCACCATTCTGGTCGTCTTTTTGGGGCCGCAGGTGTGGCAGCAGCTCAACGAGTTTGCCCTACGGTTACCAGGCTGGATTGATCAAGGTAAAACTCAGCTGCTGCTGTTAGAAGACCGGGCGATTTTTCAAACTCTACCTGTCAACCTTGACCAGCTGACGGAGCAAGCTGCCAATCAGCTCACCAACACGCTGCAAGCGACCACCACCCAAGCCATTAGCGTCACCCTCAGCACCCTCGACAGTGCCCTAAACTTGCTGATCACTGCTGTCCTGGCCCTGTTGCTGGTGATCAACGGCGACTCGCTTTGGGAAGGTTTGCTCAGCTGGTTGCCCGCCCCTTGGCGATCGCAAATTCGCAATGCGCTACGGCCCAGCTTTCAGGGCTATTTTTCAGGGCAAGCTACCCTGGCGCTGATTTTGGCCGTGGCCCAGTCAACGGCCCTCATTTTGCTAAACGTGCCCTTTGGTCTGCTGTTTGGCCTAGTGATTGGCCTGGTCAGCGTCATTCCCTTTGGCGGCACGGTAGCGGTCGTGGGAATCAGCACGCTGCTGGCCTTTCAAAATGTGTGGCTGGCCCTAAAAGTGTTGGGGGTAGCGTTTTTGCTGGGGCAAGTTAACGACAACTTGGTGGCCCCGCGCCTAATGGGCGGCATTACTGGGCTCAACCCAGCGGTGATTATCGTGGCACTATTAATCGGGTCAAAATTTGCCGGATTTTTAGGGCTGCTGCTGGCCGTACCCACCGCCAGCTTTATTAAGAAGATTGTTGACGCGGTGCGCGATCCGAGATGCGAGCCGGAGATAGAGCCCCTTCAAAGCGGTGTTCTAGAATCTAAGCCACTTTAG
- a CDS encoding phosphomannomutase/phosphoglucomutase — MPPSTTSINWATLQNGSDIRGVALEGVAGQAVNLTPEVATTLGKAFATWLSAELSIPVAELAIAVGRDSRLSGPILMQAVIDGMASLGCRVLDVAMASTPAMFMATVLPEFSCHGAIMMTASHLPFNRNGLKFFTRQGGLGKKDISRILELAEQGNFPIATALGSVESRDLIGAYAAGLVQQIRQSVNHPDNFDQPLQGLKIIVDAGNGAGGFFASQVLEPLGADTTGSQFLDPDGTFPNHVPNPEDAAAIASICQAVVTQGADFGLIFDTDVDRGAAVDADGRELNRNRLIALISAIVLQEHPGTTIVTDSTTSDGLTQFIEGDLGGIHHRFKRGYKNVINEAIRLNAIGQPSWLAIEASGHGAMKENYFLDDGAYLVSKLLVELAKARLTGRRLTDLIATLQDPHDSQEYRLTILAPNAQAYGAEVMNQLQAFVAAQADWAVVPNTHEGVRVACQLPAEHGWFMVRMSLHDPVMVLNIESNVPEGVAKIAQRLQAFFSSLAELDISALER; from the coding sequence ATGCCCCCATCCACCACATCCATCAACTGGGCCACACTGCAAAACGGCTCCGATATTCGCGGCGTGGCCCTGGAGGGGGTTGCGGGTCAGGCAGTTAACCTCACCCCTGAGGTAGCCACCACCTTGGGCAAAGCCTTTGCCACTTGGCTTTCTGCCGAGTTGAGCATTCCAGTGGCAGAATTAGCGATCGCCGTAGGTCGCGACAGCCGCCTCTCTGGCCCCATCCTAATGCAGGCGGTGATCGACGGCATGGCTTCCCTGGGCTGTCGGGTACTGGATGTGGCTATGGCCTCGACTCCGGCCATGTTTATGGCCACCGTGCTGCCCGAGTTTAGCTGCCACGGCGCGATTATGATGACCGCCAGCCATCTGCCCTTCAACCGCAACGGCCTCAAGTTTTTCACCCGCCAGGGCGGCCTCGGCAAAAAGGATATCTCGCGCATTTTAGAGTTGGCTGAGCAGGGCAATTTCCCGATTGCGACAGCTCTTGGCTCGGTAGAAAGCCGCGACTTAATCGGTGCCTATGCAGCGGGCTTGGTGCAGCAGATTCGCCAATCGGTGAACCATCCCGACAACTTTGACCAACCGCTGCAAGGGCTCAAAATCATTGTCGATGCAGGCAATGGGGCGGGCGGCTTTTTCGCCAGCCAGGTGCTCGAACCTTTGGGCGCTGACACCACCGGTAGCCAATTCCTTGACCCTGATGGCACCTTTCCCAACCACGTGCCCAACCCCGAGGATGCAGCGGCGATCGCCTCGATTTGCCAAGCGGTAGTCACTCAGGGGGCCGACTTTGGCCTGATCTTTGACACCGATGTCGATCGCGGTGCAGCGGTCGACGCCGACGGCCGTGAACTCAACCGCAACCGCCTGATCGCGCTAATTTCTGCGATCGTGCTGCAAGAGCACCCCGGCACCACCATCGTCACCGACTCCACCACCTCCGACGGGCTCACCCAGTTCATCGAAGGCGATCTGGGGGGCATTCACCATCGCTTTAAGCGAGGCTACAAGAATGTGATCAATGAGGCCATCCGGCTCAATGCGATCGGTCAACCCAGCTGGCTCGCCATTGAGGCCTCGGGCCACGGAGCAATGAAAGAGAACTACTTCTTAGATGATGGGGCCTACCTTGTCAGCAAGCTGCTCGTCGAACTGGCCAAAGCTCGCCTCACCGGCAGACGCCTCACCGACCTGATCGCCACCCTACAAGACCCCCACGACAGCCAAGAGTATCGGCTCACAATTCTGGCCCCCAACGCCCAAGCCTACGGCGCGGAGGTGATGAACCAGCTGCAAGCGTTTGTCGCTGCCCAGGCCGATTGGGCAGTGGTGCCCAACACCCATGAAGGAGTACGGGTCGCTTGCCAATTGCCCGCCGAGCATGGTTGGTTCATGGTACGCATGTCGCTCCACGACCCGGTGATGGTGCTGAATATTGAGTCGAATGTGCCAGAAGGAGTGGCTAAAATAGCGCAGCGCCTTCAGGCGTTTTTCTCTTCCCTGGCTGAGCTAGATATTTCGGCATTAGAACGGTAA
- a CDS encoding Uma2 family endonuclease: protein MVAYSQPWTTRDLAAMPDDGGWKRYEIIDGELYVTRAPHIRHQGAAGKLHVRLENWSEQTGLGSAFQAPGVVFTPTDAVIPDVVWISQARLADGVDDAGHLIVAPELMVEVLSPGDLNEQRDQEVKLKLYSRYGVQEYWIVNWQLKTLEIYRRAEAQLQLVGTLLVDDTLSSPLLPGFSTPMAEIFR from the coding sequence ATGGTCGCTTACTCCCAACCTTGGACTACCCGCGATCTAGCCGCCATGCCCGACGACGGCGGCTGGAAGCGCTACGAAATCATCGACGGAGAACTCTACGTGACCCGTGCTCCCCACATTCGCCACCAAGGTGCCGCCGGAAAGCTGCATGTGCGTTTAGAAAACTGGTCTGAGCAGACAGGGTTAGGCTCCGCATTTCAAGCCCCAGGGGTCGTTTTTACCCCTACAGACGCTGTGATTCCCGACGTGGTGTGGATTAGCCAGGCGCGCTTAGCTGATGGTGTAGACGATGCAGGGCACCTCATCGTAGCTCCAGAGCTGATGGTGGAGGTGCTGTCTCCTGGCGACCTGAACGAGCAGCGCGACCAGGAAGTCAAGCTCAAACTCTATTCCCGCTACGGGGTACAGGAATATTGGATTGTCAACTGGCAGCTCAAAACCCTGGAAATCTATCGTCGCGCTGAAGCCCAGCTCCAACTGGTCGGTACGCTCTTGGTTGACGACACACTCTCGTCTCCGCTATTGCCAGGCTTCAGTACTCCCATGGCTGAGATTTTTCGCTAA